The Nitrospinota bacterium genome includes a window with the following:
- a CDS encoding acyl-CoA dehydrogenase family protein — protein MDYFLTDEQKEIRNLARQIADEKIAPVAIEYDEKGEFAWEIVEILAKSDLCGLYIDEKYGGLGGGVFELCLVTEELSRACGGIALSIAATALGAFPIILSGSEDQKERYLPDIAKGKKLAAFAITEADAGSDVGAMQTTARREENFYILNGTKQWITNAGEAEIYVVIAMTNKSKGPRGASAFIVEKGFPGISFGKKENKMGIRSSATREVIFDDCKVPKENLLGGEGKGFIIALKNFDHSRPGVGAQAIGIAQGALEKAVQYAKEREQFGSPISSFQGIQFMLADMATQIEAARALVYSVAKAIDSGQKGFAKESAMAKLFASDVAMKVTTDAVQIFGGYGYMKEYPIEKMMRDAKITQIYEGTNQIQRSIIAHALIKEAASKKKK, from the coding sequence ATGGACTATTTCCTGACTGATGAACAAAAAGAGATTAGAAATCTAGCCCGCCAGATTGCCGATGAAAAGATTGCACCTGTTGCCATTGAATACGATGAAAAGGGAGAGTTCGCATGGGAAATAGTTGAGATCTTGGCAAAATCTGATCTCTGCGGTCTATACATCGATGAAAAATATGGAGGATTAGGTGGAGGAGTCTTTGAACTCTGTCTTGTTACAGAAGAACTAAGTAGGGCATGCGGCGGAATCGCTCTTTCCATCGCCGCAACTGCACTGGGAGCATTTCCAATCATCCTTAGTGGTTCTGAAGATCAGAAGGAAAGATATCTTCCTGATATAGCAAAAGGAAAAAAACTTGCAGCCTTTGCTATCACTGAGGCTGATGCTGGAAGCGATGTCGGTGCCATGCAGACCACAGCTCGTAGGGAGGAAAATTTTTATATACTAAACGGTACCAAACAGTGGATAACAAATGCAGGAGAAGCAGAAATCTATGTAGTCATTGCTATGACAAATAAGAGCAAGGGACCAAGGGGAGCAAGTGCCTTTATTGTAGAAAAAGGATTTCCTGGAATATCCTTTGGTAAAAAGGAAAATAAGATGGGAATCAGATCTTCTGCAACAAGGGAGGTCATTTTTGATGATTGCAAGGTCCCAAAGGAAAATCTCCTCGGTGGTGAAGGTAAAGGTTTTATAATAGCTTTAAAAAACTTTGACCATTCTAGACCAGGGGTAGGAGCTCAAGCTATTGGAATTGCTCAAGGGGCATTAGAAAAAGCTGTTCAATATGCCAAGGAAAGGGAACAGTTTGGAAGCCCCATATCATCCTTCCAAGGAATACAATTCATGCTCGCAGATATGGCCACTCAGATCGAAGCTGCCAGAGCCCTTGTTTATTCTGTGGCTAAAGCTATTGACAGCGGCCAAAAAGGGTTTGCAAAGGAATCAGCCATGGCAAAGCTGTTTGCCTCAGACGTGGCTATGAAGGTAACGACTGATGCGGTTCAGATATTCGGTGGTTATGGATATATGAAAGAATATCCTATTGAAAAGATGATGAGGGATGCCAAGATTACTCAGATCTACGAGGGAACAAATCAAATACAGAGGAGCATCATAGCCCATGCATTAATTAAAGAGGCAGCCAGTAAAAAGAAGAAATAG